One region of Anaeromyxobacter paludicola genomic DNA includes:
- a CDS encoding lipopolysaccharide biosynthesis protein has protein sequence MSRSRSLLRSGGAWHGLVLSGSMVLAGGLDYVVNVVAGRWLAPAEFGVFVSVMAVVQVVTLFTIAIRMVVAYQVSTIGVGAEGAGRVAAFGRAAWDWAWRWGALATLAMALVAHPLARTLRLPGALPLLLASGMAFLLFLREAAFGVLQGTQRFGALGLVQVIQAALRVALCALLVGGGLRAPGAILAQPLAALACVALTLAWLRPALRAPPGPAPAVAPVRLPHAASIVAGLAVFGLLTNADALFVKHYFDPRSAGDYGPVVTLAKICLFLPWALGLVLFPKVARRRAAGVDPRPLLLLALAAALSPGLLLTGVYFLLPGEVVRLVFSGAYRSPGVVLGLAGLAATLQAGLHIWLNYALSLDRRAYVWVLGGVLLLQVGAMLAFGRQDLARMALALVGAGLVGNVAGALLTWAPEPAASRQPAAEAVSP, from the coding sequence GTGAGCCGCTCGCGCTCGCTGCTCCGCTCCGGCGGGGCCTGGCACGGGCTGGTCCTCAGCGGCTCGATGGTGCTCGCGGGCGGGCTCGACTACGTGGTGAACGTGGTCGCGGGCCGCTGGCTCGCCCCCGCCGAGTTCGGCGTCTTCGTCTCGGTGATGGCGGTGGTCCAGGTGGTCACGCTCTTCACCATCGCGATCCGGATGGTGGTGGCGTACCAGGTGTCGACGATCGGCGTCGGCGCGGAGGGCGCCGGGCGGGTGGCGGCCTTCGGCCGGGCCGCGTGGGACTGGGCCTGGCGGTGGGGCGCGCTCGCCACGCTCGCGATGGCCCTCGTCGCGCACCCGCTCGCGCGGACCCTGCGCCTGCCGGGGGCGCTGCCGCTCCTCCTCGCGAGCGGCATGGCCTTCCTGCTCTTCCTGCGCGAGGCGGCCTTCGGCGTCCTCCAGGGGACGCAGCGGTTCGGCGCGCTCGGGCTGGTGCAGGTGATCCAGGCGGCGCTCCGGGTGGCGCTCTGCGCCCTGCTCGTCGGCGGCGGCCTGCGCGCGCCCGGCGCGATCCTGGCGCAGCCGCTCGCCGCGCTCGCCTGCGTGGCGCTCACCCTCGCCTGGCTCCGCCCCGCGCTCCGGGCGCCCCCGGGACCCGCGCCCGCGGTCGCGCCGGTGCGCCTGCCGCACGCCGCCTCCATCGTGGCCGGGCTGGCCGTGTTCGGCCTCCTCACCAACGCCGACGCGCTCTTCGTGAAGCACTACTTCGACCCGCGCTCCGCCGGCGACTACGGGCCGGTGGTCACGCTCGCGAAGATCTGCCTCTTCCTGCCCTGGGCCCTCGGGCTCGTGCTCTTCCCCAAGGTGGCTCGCCGGCGCGCCGCCGGGGTGGACCCGCGGCCGCTGCTGCTCCTCGCCCTCGCGGCGGCGCTCTCGCCCGGGCTCCTGCTCACCGGCGTCTACTTCCTCTTGCCGGGCGAGGTGGTGCGGCTCGTCTTCTCCGGCGCGTACCGCTCGCCGGGGGTGGTGCTGGGGCTCGCCGGCCTCGCCGCGACCCTCCAGGCCGGGCTCCACATCTGGCTCAACTACGCCCTCTCCCTCGACCGGCGGGCGTACGTCTGGGTCCTCGGAGGGGTGCTCCTGCTGCAGGTGGGCGCGATGCTGGCGTTCGGCCGCCAGGACCTCGCGCGCATGGCCCTCGCGCTCGTCGGCGCTGGCCTCGTCGGGAACGTCGCCGGGGCGCTGCTCACCTGGGCGCCGGAGCCGGCCGCCTCCCGGCAGCCCGCGGCGGAGGCGGTCTCGCCGTGA
- a CDS encoding radical SAM protein translates to MNRMAGVLARIPLFRLQRRTGWPRLLPLNLTLSPSPRCNSRCLTCNIWMKREDELTLEEWDRVLRSLGRAPYWFTISGGEPLMYPHVVELAQLAYEHCRPGIINIPSNGILSSIPDRVERIARACPESQLVVNLSLDGVGEAHDRIRGVPGNFAKFEERLAALLELRRALPNLTVGIHSVVSRFSIGHLDALIAYAERSGADQFITELAEPRVELDTVGLPITPSAAQYAEAADRLVAYAGRRRFRGLSRITEALRVEYYRLATRILAEQRQVIDCYAGWASAQIYADGTVWPCCVRADDLGNLRQHGYDFREVWFGEKAKQVRRSIAAGECHCPLANASYTNMLHDVPTLVRIGARLARPAPEPPEPATAPAPAAAASPAPAASAEEGR, encoded by the coding sequence ATGAACCGGATGGCCGGCGTCCTGGCGCGCATCCCGCTCTTCCGGCTCCAGCGCCGGACCGGCTGGCCGAGGCTCCTCCCCCTCAACCTCACGCTCTCCCCGTCGCCCCGCTGCAACTCGCGCTGCCTCACCTGCAACATCTGGATGAAGCGCGAGGACGAGCTCACGCTGGAGGAGTGGGACCGGGTGCTCCGGTCGCTCGGGCGCGCGCCCTACTGGTTCACCATCAGCGGCGGCGAGCCGCTCATGTACCCGCACGTCGTCGAGCTCGCGCAGCTCGCCTACGAGCACTGCCGCCCGGGCATCATCAACATCCCCAGCAACGGGATCCTCTCGTCGATCCCGGACCGGGTGGAGCGCATCGCCCGCGCCTGCCCCGAGAGCCAGCTCGTGGTGAACCTCTCGCTCGACGGCGTCGGCGAGGCCCACGACCGCATCCGGGGCGTGCCCGGCAACTTCGCCAAGTTCGAGGAGCGGCTGGCGGCCCTGCTCGAGCTGCGCCGCGCCCTGCCGAACCTCACCGTGGGCATCCACTCGGTCGTGTCGCGCTTCAGCATCGGGCACCTCGACGCGCTCATCGCCTACGCCGAGCGGTCGGGCGCCGATCAGTTCATCACCGAGCTGGCGGAGCCGCGGGTCGAGCTCGACACGGTCGGGCTCCCCATCACGCCCAGCGCCGCGCAGTACGCCGAGGCCGCGGACCGGCTCGTCGCCTACGCCGGCCGGCGGCGCTTCCGGGGGCTCTCGCGGATCACGGAGGCGCTCCGGGTCGAGTACTACCGGCTCGCCACCCGCATCCTCGCGGAGCAGCGTCAGGTCATCGACTGCTACGCCGGCTGGGCGAGCGCGCAGATCTACGCCGACGGCACGGTCTGGCCCTGCTGCGTCCGCGCCGACGACCTCGGGAACCTGCGCCAGCACGGCTACGACTTCCGCGAGGTCTGGTTCGGCGAGAAGGCGAAGCAGGTCCGCCGCAGCATCGCCGCGGGCGAGTGCCACTGCCCGCTCGCCAACGCGTCCTACACCAACATGCTCCACGACGTGCCGACGCTGGTCCGCATCGGCGCCCGGCTGGCGCGCCCCGCGCCCGAGCCCCCCGAGCCGGCCACGGCGCCGGCCCCGGCGGCCGCCGCGTCGCCCGCGCCCGCCGCCTCGGCCGAGGAAGGACGCTGA
- a CDS encoding glycosyltransferase, producing the protein MAATPDAIRCSMGIMAYNEEANIGRLLEAVAGQRTAAARITEVIVIASGCTDDTVGVARRFAASEPRVRVVVQERREGKSAAVNLFLSQAREQVLVLCSADILPAPDTVERIVLPFADPEVAMTTCRPVPVNDRTRFMGFAAHMLWDLHHEINLREFKAGEMIAFRKVFERIPRRSAVDEASVESVIRGQGYTVRYVPDAVTYNKGPDTVRDFLSQRRRIFAGHLALRDGCGYRPSTLGSLKILGLVLRRLDWRPKYFAWTWAVAALEAWGRHLGRRDHRRRLDHSVWAMASTTKALGLTAPPDPLPLPDAALLAHARALQAADLPVATARLAPLPTASGGAPQEHA; encoded by the coding sequence ATGGCCGCCACTCCCGATGCGATCCGCTGCTCGATGGGGATCATGGCCTACAACGAGGAGGCCAACATCGGGCGGCTGCTCGAGGCGGTCGCGGGCCAGCGCACCGCGGCGGCCCGGATCACGGAGGTCATCGTGATCGCGAGCGGGTGCACCGACGACACCGTCGGCGTGGCGCGCCGCTTCGCCGCCTCCGAGCCGCGGGTGCGGGTGGTGGTGCAGGAGAGGCGCGAGGGGAAGTCGGCGGCGGTGAACCTCTTCCTGTCGCAGGCGCGGGAGCAGGTGCTGGTGCTCTGCAGCGCCGACATCCTCCCGGCCCCCGACACCGTGGAGCGGATCGTGCTCCCCTTCGCCGATCCGGAGGTGGCCATGACCACCTGCCGGCCGGTGCCGGTGAACGACCGGACCCGGTTCATGGGGTTCGCGGCCCACATGCTCTGGGACCTGCACCACGAGATCAACCTGCGCGAGTTCAAGGCGGGCGAGATGATCGCCTTCCGCAAGGTCTTCGAGCGCATCCCGCGCCGCTCGGCGGTGGACGAGGCGAGCGTCGAGTCGGTGATCCGCGGCCAGGGGTACACGGTCCGTTACGTGCCCGACGCGGTCACCTACAACAAGGGGCCGGACACGGTCCGCGACTTCCTCTCCCAGCGCCGCCGGATCTTCGCCGGCCACCTGGCGCTCCGGGACGGCTGCGGCTACCGCCCGAGCACCCTCGGCAGCCTCAAGATCCTCGGGCTGGTGCTGCGACGCCTCGACTGGCGCCCCAAGTACTTCGCCTGGACCTGGGCGGTCGCGGCGCTCGAGGCCTGGGGGCGGCACCTCGGGCGCCGGGACCACCGGCGGCGTCTCGACCACAGCGTCTGGGCCATGGCCTCGACCACCAAGGCGCTCGGCCTGACCGCGCCGCCCGACCCGCTCCCGCTCCCGGACGCCGCGCTCCTCGCCCACGCCCGCGCGCTCCAGGCGGCGGACCTGCCGGTCGCGACGGCTCGCCTGGCGCCGCTCCCGACCGCCTCCGGCGGGGCGCCGCAGGAGCACGCATGA
- a CDS encoding amidohydrolase — translation MPHAVIALLLSLSAAGPGGPWADAVYLNGDFYTLDPRAPHVEAVAILEGRFLRVGSREDVAGAIGPRTEVVDLGGAFVLPGLVDPHTHPSFEAEEPFHFEAGVPWDWLRRHRVFGRWLIPTRARRVGALADATRIISSYGITSFGDGCVEPEILPLWQELLRRRAPAQRAVFFVRALGPRRSPALRSAAQVVQIAGRQPLPDVRFGAKLWVDGYFWDQSAALDAPYQGARGRGGLTVAPAVLERLVGELDRAGFPIQAHAIGERGVGAALDAFEAARRGRAGPGPQHAVVHAHLVRPEDLPRFAALGVAASLDAYLAQPAVRDAVGRALGPARRERYLPFRALREAGALVGAHSDWASASMSPFLGMYVLVTRRSPGHPERGALGPGNAITLAQAIRAYTLDNARLLGMEREVGSIEPGKSADLAILDRDLLHAPLEALRDVRVRATVFRGRRVYDGAELPLRLARSERELVDLGNAH, via the coding sequence ATGCCGCACGCGGTCATCGCGCTGCTCCTGTCGCTGAGCGCTGCCGGCCCGGGCGGGCCGTGGGCCGACGCCGTCTACCTGAACGGCGACTTCTACACGCTCGACCCGCGGGCTCCCCACGTCGAGGCGGTCGCCATCCTGGAGGGGCGGTTCCTCCGGGTGGGGAGCCGGGAGGACGTGGCCGGGGCGATCGGCCCGCGGACCGAGGTCGTGGACCTCGGCGGCGCGTTCGTCCTGCCGGGGCTCGTGGACCCGCACACCCACCCGAGCTTCGAGGCGGAGGAGCCGTTCCACTTCGAGGCGGGCGTGCCCTGGGACTGGCTGCGCCGGCACCGGGTGTTCGGCCGGTGGCTCATCCCGACCCGCGCCCGCCGGGTGGGCGCGCTGGCCGACGCCACGCGGATCATCTCGAGCTACGGCATCACCTCCTTCGGCGACGGCTGCGTCGAGCCGGAGATCCTCCCGCTCTGGCAGGAGCTCCTGCGCCGGCGCGCGCCGGCCCAGCGGGCGGTCTTCTTCGTCCGGGCGCTCGGGCCGCGGCGGTCGCCCGCCCTGCGCTCCGCGGCCCAGGTGGTCCAGATCGCCGGCCGGCAGCCGCTCCCCGACGTCCGGTTCGGGGCGAAGCTCTGGGTGGACGGCTACTTCTGGGACCAGAGCGCGGCGCTCGACGCGCCGTACCAGGGCGCCCGGGGCAGGGGGGGGCTGACCGTGGCGCCGGCGGTGCTGGAGCGGCTCGTGGGGGAGCTCGATCGCGCCGGGTTCCCGATCCAGGCGCACGCCATCGGCGAGCGGGGGGTGGGGGCGGCGCTCGACGCCTTCGAGGCCGCGCGCCGCGGCCGCGCCGGCCCGGGGCCGCAGCACGCGGTGGTGCACGCGCACCTCGTCCGCCCGGAGGACCTGCCGCGCTTCGCCGCGCTCGGGGTCGCCGCCAGCCTCGACGCCTACCTGGCCCAGCCGGCGGTGCGGGACGCCGTCGGCCGGGCGCTGGGGCCGGCCCGCCGCGAGCGATACCTGCCGTTCCGCGCGCTGCGCGAGGCGGGGGCGCTCGTCGGGGCGCACAGCGACTGGGCCTCGGCCAGCATGAGCCCGTTCCTCGGCATGTACGTGCTCGTCACCCGCCGGTCGCCCGGTCACCCGGAGCGCGGCGCGCTCGGGCCCGGCAACGCCATCACGCTCGCGCAGGCGATCCGGGCCTACACCCTCGACAACGCGCGCCTGCTCGGGATGGAGCGCGAGGTCGGCTCGATCGAGCCCGGCAAGTCGGCCGACCTCGCCATCCTCGACCGCGACCTGCTGCACGCCCCCCTCGAGGCGCTGCGCGACGTCCGGGTCCGGGCGACGGTCTTCCGGGGGCGGCGGGTCTACGACGGCGCCGAGCTCCCGCTCCGGCTCGCCCGGAGCGAGCGCGAGCTCGTCGATCTCGGGAACGCCCACTGA
- a CDS encoding glycosyltransferase family 39 protein — MPPSARRTGLALAGITAAALVLRLVLLGRASLWLDEMWSIATARMDGAAVLSVVLHRDSNASLYYALLHGWIGLGQGEGTVRLLSALLGAATVPAVYLLGARLGGARLGLAGAALLAVNGVHVQFSQEARAYSLVILLVTLATGCFARALEAGDRRAWAGWVLAGALAVYAHVFAALALAAHGVAFLLRRRRGATAWRRLLASGAALLALLAPLALLLTARTREPTAPLGWVAPVGARSLGALLWLLAGNPVLDSSRGTAELLPGIPLALLYVALCGLALVRGARGGGEGATRDGLVLLASLAVVPALIAFGASLAKPVFVAKYLLVSMPGTALLAAVGLLAIRPGWPRRAALGVMVAVSLAMLPAYYRSRANDREWPSATAALLAGARPGDAAVFLVAPGRLLFDHYRGAPARPDPGIEVAYPPWRDPSHDPEALAYLPALPAGLADDLAARHPRVWLVLFHDEFRFTAPTARALEAELGARYPLAAEALFRGRQERVRLLLFSRTADAPAAPAARPAAAPGR, encoded by the coding sequence ATGCCCCCCTCCGCGCGCAGGACCGGGCTCGCGCTCGCCGGGATCACTGCGGCGGCGCTGGTGCTGCGCCTCGTCCTCCTCGGCCGGGCGAGCCTCTGGCTCGACGAGATGTGGAGCATCGCCACCGCCCGCATGGACGGCGCCGCCGTGCTCTCGGTGGTGCTGCACCGCGACTCGAACGCGAGCCTGTACTACGCCCTGCTCCACGGCTGGATCGGGCTCGGGCAGGGGGAGGGGACGGTCCGGCTGCTCTCGGCCCTCCTCGGCGCCGCGACCGTCCCGGCCGTCTACCTCCTCGGCGCGCGGCTCGGGGGGGCGCGCCTCGGGCTGGCGGGCGCGGCGCTCCTGGCGGTGAACGGCGTGCACGTGCAGTTCTCGCAGGAGGCGCGCGCCTACTCCCTCGTGATCCTGCTCGTGACCCTCGCGACCGGGTGCTTCGCGCGGGCGCTCGAGGCGGGGGACCGGCGGGCGTGGGCGGGCTGGGTCCTGGCGGGCGCCCTGGCGGTCTACGCGCACGTCTTCGCGGCGCTCGCGCTGGCGGCGCACGGCGTCGCCTTCCTGCTCCGCCGCCGGCGCGGGGCGACGGCCTGGCGGCGCCTCCTCGCGAGCGGGGCGGCCCTGCTCGCGCTCCTCGCCCCGCTGGCGCTCCTCCTGACCGCGCGGACGCGGGAACCGACCGCCCCGCTCGGCTGGGTGGCGCCGGTCGGCGCGCGGAGCCTGGGCGCGCTGCTCTGGCTGCTCGCCGGCAACCCGGTCCTCGACTCCAGCCGAGGGACGGCGGAGCTGTTGCCCGGGATCCCCCTGGCGCTGCTCTACGTCGCGCTCTGCGGGCTGGCGCTGGTCCGCGGAGCGCGCGGGGGCGGCGAGGGCGCCACGCGAGACGGGCTCGTCCTCCTCGCCTCCCTGGCCGTGGTCCCGGCGCTGATCGCGTTCGGGGCGTCGCTCGCGAAGCCGGTCTTCGTCGCGAAGTACCTCCTCGTCAGCATGCCCGGGACCGCGCTCCTCGCCGCGGTGGGCCTGCTGGCGATCCGCCCCGGTTGGCCGCGCCGCGCGGCGTTGGGGGTGATGGTGGCGGTCTCGCTCGCGATGCTGCCGGCGTACTACCGGTCCCGCGCGAACGACCGCGAGTGGCCGTCGGCCACCGCGGCGCTCCTCGCCGGCGCGCGGCCGGGCGACGCCGCGGTCTTCCTGGTCGCGCCGGGGCGGCTCCTCTTCGACCACTACCGCGGCGCCCCGGCGAGGCCCGACCCCGGGATCGAGGTGGCCTACCCGCCGTGGCGAGACCCGTCCCACGATCCGGAGGCGCTCGCGTACCTCCCGGCGCTGCCGGCGGGGCTCGCCGACGACCTCGCCGCCCGGCACCCGCGCGTCTGGCTCGTCCTCTTCCACGACGAGTTCCGCTTCACCGCGCCCACGGCCCGGGCGCTCGAGGCGGAGCTCGGCGCGCGCTATCCGCTCGCGGCCGAGGCGCTCTTCCGGGGCCGGCAGGAGCGGGTGAGGCTGCTGCTCTTCTCCCGCACCGCCGACGCGCCGGCGGCGCCCGCGGCCCGGCCCGCGGCGGCCCCCGGGCGCTGA